In Populus alba chromosome 1, ASM523922v2, whole genome shotgun sequence, a single window of DNA contains:
- the LOC118063006 gene encoding uncharacterized protein isoform X1, with protein MLSGVKFIPRDEVDKGKGENRDDFVEKRKESGSRREKNRRKKKKISRHDSNSDDDLERIKKRSKKSKKWYSSDEHSSEESSDSESGSDGKSNSKRRKKKRKSRKHFSSDEYSSSSSEGEAPRGSAKGGRKKSKEKQGEIGDDFSDDGRESHSINKIDIARKEMGLDWMLRPAKDVERGPTVSVDHDLEEPPAEEIMRVNPRELNPYFKDNGSGYPDDGVEKKVGGDQLPSSSLIGDGGASWRLKALKRAQEQAAREGRKLEEIVEERWDSLGQLTVSAASRMAAPSRAHLHAIKNRKKGLTEEQDAMTDGQSGRDIGKVLGNSLKPLSADRGYLKDVSARHPEMRAPKVHNTLSWGKRKSQNMSTKDAALVSAAASSLNKFSDDGSFMSKILGKQNKDAGSSVGSYSNQEENLESKVASPEMNKPSEGSLLVKEALSANQLAAKALQLRMKGKHEEAEKLMQEAESIRAKQGVGEDSNRPQITNRSAIQGVSARRKKDEDADRHLAQTIMQNKQYSLSGRADDEYDFDDGPRRKSGRKGRDSDHKVSNKNDLGKRILTQQERCNFCFENPNRPKHLVVSIANFTYMMLPQWQPIVPGHCCILPMQHDSATRNVDNNVWEEIRNFKKCLIMMFSKQEKDLVFLETVINLSQQRRHCLIECIPLPREIAKQAPLYFKKAIDEAEDEWSQHNAKKLIDTSEKGLRGSIPKDFPYFHVEFGLSRGFVHVIDDEKNFKSSLGLNVLRGMLRLPEEDMYRRRRHESVEAQKLAVAKFAQDWEPFDWTKQL; from the exons ATGCTTTCTGGGGTGAAGTTTATTCCCCGAGATGAAGTTGATAAg GGGAAAGGTGAGAATAGGGATGATTTTGTAGAGAAGAGGAAGGAATCTGGTAGTAGAAGGGAAAAGAataggaggaagaagaagaagatttcgCGTCATGATAGCAATTCTGATGATGATCTTGAGAGAATTAAGAAACGGTCTAAGAAGAGTAAGAAGTGGTACTCGTCGGATGAGCATTCGTCAGAAGAATCAAGTGATAGTGAGAGTGGTTCAGATGGAAAGAGTAACAgtaagagaagaaagaaaaagagaaagagtagGAAACATTTTTCATCTGATGAATATTCATCGTCTTCTTCAGAAGGTGAGGCTCCAAGAGGAAGTGCGAAAGGTGGTAGGAAGAAGAGCAAGGAAAAACAGGGTGAAATTGGTGATGACTTTAGTG atgATGGCAGAGAATCccattctataaataaaatagacatTGCCAGGAAAGAAATGGGCTTGGATTGGATGCTTAGGCCTGCAAAAGATGTTGAGAGAGGGCCAACAGTTAGTGTTGATCATGACCTAGAGGAACCCCCTGCTGAAGAG ATAATGAGAGTGAACCCTCGGGAGTTGAATCCATATTTCAAGGATAATGGAAGTGGTTATCCGGATGATGGAGTTGAGAAAAAAGTTGGTGGAGATCAACTTCCTTCGTCTTCACTTATTGGGGATGGAGGTGCAAGCTGGAGGTTAAAAGCCTTAAAGCGTGCACAAGAGCAAGCAGCTCGGGAAGGAAGAAAGCTTGAAGAG ATTGTGGAAGAAAGATGGGATTCCCTTGGTCAATTGACTGTCTCTGCAGCATCTCGAATGGCTGCCCCATCTCGTGCTCATCtgcatgcaataaaaaatagaaagaaaggaTTAACCGAGGAACAGGATGCTATGACAGATGGTCAAAGTGGGAGAGACATTGGAAAGGTACTCGGCAACTCACTGAAACcactg AGTGCTGATCGAGGCTACTTGAAGGATGTATCTGCCCGCCATCCTGAAATGCGAGCTCCAAAAGTCCACAACACTTTGTCATGGGGAAAACGAAAAAGTCAAAATATGTCTACTAAGGATGCAGCCCTTGTTTCCGCTGCAGCATCTAGCTTGAATAAGTTTTCTGATGATGGAAGTTTTATGAGCAAAATTCTTGGTAAGCAGAATAAGGATGCTGGAAGTTCTGTTGGTTCCTATTCAAACCAAGAGGAGAATTTGGAGTCAAAAGTGGCTTCACCCGAAATGAACAAACCCAGTGAAGGCAGTCTGTTGGTTAAGGAAGCACTAAGTGCAAACCAATTGGCAGCCAAGGCTTTGCAGCTTCGCATGAAAGGAAAGCATGAAGAAGCGGAGAAACTCATG CAAGAAGCTGAGAGCATCAGAGCGAAGCAGGGTGTTGGAGAGGATTCAAACAGACCTCAGATAACAAACAG atCTGCTATTCAAGGTGTTTCTGCTaggagaaagaaagatgaagatgCTGATAGGCATCTTGCCCAAACAATAATGCAGAATAAACAGTACAGTTTATCTGGCCGGGCTGACGATGaatatgattttgatgatggCCCAAGGAGAAAGTCTGGTAGGAAGGGTAGAGACAGTGATCACAAGGTCTCTAACAAGAATGATCTTGGAAAGCGTATCTTGACTCAGCAAGAACGCTGCAATTTTTGCTTTGAGAATCCAAACCGGCCAAAACATCTTGTTGTGTCAATAGCAAACTTCACATATATGATGTTGCCACAGTGGCAGCCCATTGTGCCAGGCCATTGCTGCATCTTGCCAATGCAG CATGACTCAGCCACAAGGAATGTTGACAATAATGTGTGGGAAGAAATTCGCAATTTCAAGAAATGCCTTATAATGATGTTCTCCAAGCAAGAGAAGGATTTAGTGTTTCTTGAAACAGTGATCAACTTGTCACAACAAAGGCGCCATTGTTTGATCGAGTGCATTCCTTTGCCTCGAGAAATTGCTAAACAAGCCCCTCTATATTTTAAGAAG GCAATCGATGAAGCTGAAGATGAGTGGAGTCAACACAATGCAAAGAAGCTCATTGATACAAGTGAGAAAGGACTTCGTGGTTCAATCCCCAAGGACTTTCCTTATTTCCATGTTGAGTTTGGTCTAAGTAGGGGGTTCGTCCATGTTATTGATGACGAGAAGAACTTTAAAAGCAGCCTTGGCTTGAATGTTTTAAGGGGAATGTTGCGTTTACCTGAGGAGGACATGTACCGGCGCCGGAGGCATGAATCAGTGGAGGCGCAAAAACTGGCCGTTGCAAAATTTGCTCAAGATTGGGAACCGTTTGACTGGACGAAACAACTCTGA
- the LOC118063006 gene encoding uncharacterized protein isoform X2 — MLSGVKFIPRDEVDKGKGENRDDFVEKRKESGSRREKNRRKKKKISRHDSNSDDDLERIKKRSKKSKKWYSSDEHSSEESSDSESGSDGKSNSKRRKKKRKSRKHFSSDEYSSSSSEGEAPRGSAKGGRKKSKEKQGEIGDDFSDDGRESHSINKIDIARKEMGLDWMLRPAKDVERGPTVSVDHDLEEPPAEEIMRVNPRELNPYFKDNGSGYPDDGVEKKVGGDQLPSSSLIGDGGASWRLKALKRAQEQAAREGRKLEEIVEERWDSLGQLTVSAASRMAAPSRAHLHAIKNRKKGLTEEQDAMTDGQSGRDIGKSADRGYLKDVSARHPEMRAPKVHNTLSWGKRKSQNMSTKDAALVSAAASSLNKFSDDGSFMSKILGKQNKDAGSSVGSYSNQEENLESKVASPEMNKPSEGSLLVKEALSANQLAAKALQLRMKGKHEEAEKLMQEAESIRAKQGVGEDSNRPQITNRSAIQGVSARRKKDEDADRHLAQTIMQNKQYSLSGRADDEYDFDDGPRRKSGRKGRDSDHKVSNKNDLGKRILTQQERCNFCFENPNRPKHLVVSIANFTYMMLPQWQPIVPGHCCILPMQHDSATRNVDNNVWEEIRNFKKCLIMMFSKQEKDLVFLETVINLSQQRRHCLIECIPLPREIAKQAPLYFKKAIDEAEDEWSQHNAKKLIDTSEKGLRGSIPKDFPYFHVEFGLSRGFVHVIDDEKNFKSSLGLNVLRGMLRLPEEDMYRRRRHESVEAQKLAVAKFAQDWEPFDWTKQL; from the exons ATGCTTTCTGGGGTGAAGTTTATTCCCCGAGATGAAGTTGATAAg GGGAAAGGTGAGAATAGGGATGATTTTGTAGAGAAGAGGAAGGAATCTGGTAGTAGAAGGGAAAAGAataggaggaagaagaagaagatttcgCGTCATGATAGCAATTCTGATGATGATCTTGAGAGAATTAAGAAACGGTCTAAGAAGAGTAAGAAGTGGTACTCGTCGGATGAGCATTCGTCAGAAGAATCAAGTGATAGTGAGAGTGGTTCAGATGGAAAGAGTAACAgtaagagaagaaagaaaaagagaaagagtagGAAACATTTTTCATCTGATGAATATTCATCGTCTTCTTCAGAAGGTGAGGCTCCAAGAGGAAGTGCGAAAGGTGGTAGGAAGAAGAGCAAGGAAAAACAGGGTGAAATTGGTGATGACTTTAGTG atgATGGCAGAGAATCccattctataaataaaatagacatTGCCAGGAAAGAAATGGGCTTGGATTGGATGCTTAGGCCTGCAAAAGATGTTGAGAGAGGGCCAACAGTTAGTGTTGATCATGACCTAGAGGAACCCCCTGCTGAAGAG ATAATGAGAGTGAACCCTCGGGAGTTGAATCCATATTTCAAGGATAATGGAAGTGGTTATCCGGATGATGGAGTTGAGAAAAAAGTTGGTGGAGATCAACTTCCTTCGTCTTCACTTATTGGGGATGGAGGTGCAAGCTGGAGGTTAAAAGCCTTAAAGCGTGCACAAGAGCAAGCAGCTCGGGAAGGAAGAAAGCTTGAAGAG ATTGTGGAAGAAAGATGGGATTCCCTTGGTCAATTGACTGTCTCTGCAGCATCTCGAATGGCTGCCCCATCTCGTGCTCATCtgcatgcaataaaaaatagaaagaaaggaTTAACCGAGGAACAGGATGCTATGACAGATGGTCAAAGTGGGAGAGACATTGGAAAG AGTGCTGATCGAGGCTACTTGAAGGATGTATCTGCCCGCCATCCTGAAATGCGAGCTCCAAAAGTCCACAACACTTTGTCATGGGGAAAACGAAAAAGTCAAAATATGTCTACTAAGGATGCAGCCCTTGTTTCCGCTGCAGCATCTAGCTTGAATAAGTTTTCTGATGATGGAAGTTTTATGAGCAAAATTCTTGGTAAGCAGAATAAGGATGCTGGAAGTTCTGTTGGTTCCTATTCAAACCAAGAGGAGAATTTGGAGTCAAAAGTGGCTTCACCCGAAATGAACAAACCCAGTGAAGGCAGTCTGTTGGTTAAGGAAGCACTAAGTGCAAACCAATTGGCAGCCAAGGCTTTGCAGCTTCGCATGAAAGGAAAGCATGAAGAAGCGGAGAAACTCATG CAAGAAGCTGAGAGCATCAGAGCGAAGCAGGGTGTTGGAGAGGATTCAAACAGACCTCAGATAACAAACAG atCTGCTATTCAAGGTGTTTCTGCTaggagaaagaaagatgaagatgCTGATAGGCATCTTGCCCAAACAATAATGCAGAATAAACAGTACAGTTTATCTGGCCGGGCTGACGATGaatatgattttgatgatggCCCAAGGAGAAAGTCTGGTAGGAAGGGTAGAGACAGTGATCACAAGGTCTCTAACAAGAATGATCTTGGAAAGCGTATCTTGACTCAGCAAGAACGCTGCAATTTTTGCTTTGAGAATCCAAACCGGCCAAAACATCTTGTTGTGTCAATAGCAAACTTCACATATATGATGTTGCCACAGTGGCAGCCCATTGTGCCAGGCCATTGCTGCATCTTGCCAATGCAG CATGACTCAGCCACAAGGAATGTTGACAATAATGTGTGGGAAGAAATTCGCAATTTCAAGAAATGCCTTATAATGATGTTCTCCAAGCAAGAGAAGGATTTAGTGTTTCTTGAAACAGTGATCAACTTGTCACAACAAAGGCGCCATTGTTTGATCGAGTGCATTCCTTTGCCTCGAGAAATTGCTAAACAAGCCCCTCTATATTTTAAGAAG GCAATCGATGAAGCTGAAGATGAGTGGAGTCAACACAATGCAAAGAAGCTCATTGATACAAGTGAGAAAGGACTTCGTGGTTCAATCCCCAAGGACTTTCCTTATTTCCATGTTGAGTTTGGTCTAAGTAGGGGGTTCGTCCATGTTATTGATGACGAGAAGAACTTTAAAAGCAGCCTTGGCTTGAATGTTTTAAGGGGAATGTTGCGTTTACCTGAGGAGGACATGTACCGGCGCCGGAGGCATGAATCAGTGGAGGCGCAAAAACTGGCCGTTGCAAAATTTGCTCAAGATTGGGAACCGTTTGACTGGACGAAACAACTCTGA
- the LOC118063005 gene encoding formin-like protein 5 — MLIRMNHQPMVHMKSSCSSFLVILLCAFVVVSLEYRGRTEEVFLRQLVDPATGYVDKDATELLCIICKVDLIHLKEADENLNFCFPEETFNGASELRSKGWSVSKENIQKLIKVLHPQLKETLLDCIRKDNHLLHVYGDEGGADNYHTRRAVARRNLLQIISEPPAPVPTVGSPFRSPSPAPDLAPSPASTPNSVPSPQEPFFPHLMPPPPIPSENSSSRQTSGPIEPDNGSNHKTVVIAVVVTAGVTFVVAALFFLLCTKVCWRGPGARRNDERPLLSLSLSDYSVGSTHKTFGLGNSIEQEKLGHHSFGNISSHEKMGSSLESHFNKSDALNVSLDESMSLGAVSAAAKSSGDSKMNTPVPPPPGRIGSNPFLKPPPGRAEPLPPEPPASRRPPPSKAGPTPPPPPPAPPAPAKSSSSAGPRPPVPPPPPPIAPGVKPGPRTPPPPIGGSAPRPPPPMPSGPKVPRPPLGSKHPSNTASSEGAGMEDDADAPKAKLKPFFWDKVLANPDHSLVWHQIKSGSFQFNEEMIETLFGYAPDKNKNERKKESSSQDPTPHFIQILDPKKAQNLSILLRALNVTIEEVCDALREGNELPVELVQNLLRMAPTADEELKLRLYSGELSQLGPAERFLKALVDIPFAFKRLEALLFMCTLQEEITSSKESFETLEVACEELRNSRLFLKLLEAVLKTGNRMNDGTFRGGAQAFKLDTLLKLSDVKGVDGKTTLLHFVVQEIARSEGVRAARAGRESRSLSSVSIKTDDLLEEISTDTEEHYRSLGLQVVSHLSSELENVKRAAVVDTDNLTRSAAKLGQSLLVTQNFLNKDMKNLEEDSGFHQTLKGFVQNAEDDVMSLLEEEKRIMALVKSTGDYFHGNAGKDEGLRLFVIVRDFLIILDKVCKEVREAQMRLAKTQKKEASTVSSPSNQRQQLLADLRQRLFPAIAERRTEDSSSSSDDEG; from the exons ATGCTTATAAGGATGAATCATCAACCAATGGTTCATATGAAGTCAAGCTGTTCCAGTTTTTTGGTGATTCTGCTATGTGCATTTGTGGTGGTGAGCTTGGAATACAGGGGAAGGACAGAGGAAGTGTTTCTGAGGCAATTAGTTGATCCAGCAACTGGGTATGTTGACAAGGACGCG ACAGAGCTACTTTGCATCATTTGCAAGGTAGATTTGATTCATCTGAAGGAAGCTGATGAAAATCTGAACTTCTGTTTCCCTGAGGAAACATTTAATGGGGCCAGTGAACTAAGGTCCAAGGGTTGGTCAGTGTCAAAAGAAAACATTCAGAAACTGATTAAAGTCCTGCATCCCCAGTTAAAGGAAACTCTTTTAGATTGTATAAGAAAGGACAATCATCTGCTCCATGTTTATGGAGATGAAGGTGGTGCAGATAATTATCACACAAGGCGTGCTGTTGCAAGAAGGAATTTGCTTCAGATCATCTCAGAGCCCCCAGCCCCAGTGCCTACTGTTGGATCACCATTTCGTAGTCCCTCACCAGCCCCAGATCTGGCACCTTCTCCAGCTTCTACTCCAAACTCTGTCCCTTCACCACAAGAACCATTTTTTCCTCACCTAATGCCACCTCCTCCCATTCCCAGTGAAAACTCTTCTTCTAGGCAAACCTCTGGTCCTATTGAGCCAGATAATGGAAGTAACCATAAAACAGTTGTTATTGCAGTAGTCGTGACTGCTGGAGTGACATTTGTTGTTGCGGCATTGTTCTTCTTGCTCTGTACTAAGGTTTGCTGGAGAGGACCTGGAGCTAGACGAAATGATGAAAGGCCCCTTCTTAGCCTAAGCTTAAGTGACTATTCTGTTG GTTCTACACATAAAACTTTTGGCTTAGGAAATTCTATCGAACAAGAGAAGCttggtcatcattcttttggTAATATATCAAGCCATGAGAAAATGGGATCATCTTTGGAGAGCCATTTTAATAAGTCTGATGCTCTTAATGTATCGCTAGATGAAAGTATGTCATTAGGAGCTGTTAGTGCTGCCGCCAAATCCTCTGGTGACAGCAAGATGAACACACCTGTACCACCTCCTCCAGGAAGGATAGGCAGCAACCCTTTTTTGAAGCCTCCTCCTGGAAGGGCAGAACCACTTCCTCCTGAACCGCCTGCTAGTCGCAGGCCTCCTCCCAGTAAGGCTGGTCCTACTCCCCCACCTCCCCCTCCTGCACCACCTGCGCCTGCAAAATCATCCAGTAGTGCGGGCCCTCGTCCCCCTGTtccacctcctccaccacctATTGCTCCTGGAGTGAAACCTGGTCCACGCACTCCACCACCTCCAATTGGAGGTTCTGCTCCTCGACCACCACCACCAATGCCCTCAGGTCCAAAAGTTCCTCGACCACCTCTTGGATCAAAGCATCCTTCCAATACTGCATCCAGTGAAGGAGCTGGTATGGAGGATGATGCTGATGCTCCTAAAGCCAAGTTAAAGCCATTTTTCTGGGACAAAGTTCTAGCCAACCCTGATCATTCCTTGGTTTGGCATCAGATTAAATCGGGATCATTCCA GTTCAATGAGGAGATGATAGAAACGCTGTTTGGATATGCAcctgataaaaacaaaaatgaacgCAAGAAAGAGTCTTCTTCCCAAGATCCAACACCCCATTTTATTCAAATACTTGATCCCAAAAAGGcacaaaatttatcaattcttttgCGGGCACTGAATGTGACAATAGAAGAAGTCTGTGATGCACTTCGTGAAG GAAATGAGCTTCCTGTAGAGCTTGTTCAAAATTTGTTGAGGATGGCACCCACAGCAGACGAAGAACTGAAGCTTAGGCTCTACAGTGGTGAACTTTCCCAACTTGGGCCTGCTGAGAGGTTCCTAAAAGCATTGGTTGACATCCCATTTGCTTTTAAACGACTGGAAGCACTGCTTTTCATGTGCACTCTACAGGAAGAGATAACCTCCAGTAAAGAGTCTTTTGAAACCTTAGAG GTTGCTTGCGAGGAGCTCAGAAACAGTCGATTGTTCCTCAAGCTTCTAGAAGCTGTTCTCAAAACAGGCAACCGAATGAATGATGGAACATTCCGTGGTGGTGCACAAGCATTCAAGCTTGACACGCTTTTGAAATTATCTGATGTAAAAGGAGTAGATGGGAAGACTACTCTCTTGCACTTTGTTGTTCAGGAGATAGCTCGCTCTGAAGGTGTGAGAGCTGCTCGTGCGGGACGAGAGAGCCGGAGCCTTTCCAGTGTCAGTATAAAAACAGATGATCTCCTTGAGGAAATTTCCACCGATACAGAAGAGCACTATCGCAGCCTTGGTCTTCAGGTTGTTTCTCATTTGAGCAGTGAACTAGAAAATGTCAAAAGAGCAGCGGTTGTGGATACTGACAACTTAACAAGATCTGCTGCTAAACTTGGGCAGTCATTGTTAGTAACCCAAAATTTCCTGAATAAAGACATGAAGAATTTAGAGGAAGATAGTGGATTCCATCAAACATTGAAAGGTTTTGTGCAGAATGCTGAGGATGATGTCATGTCACTtctggaagaagaaaagagaattaTGGCTCTGGTGAAGAGCACTGGTGATTATTTCCATGGGAATGCAGGGAAGGATGAGGGCTTACGATTATTTGTCATTGTACGagactttttaataatattagatAAGGTCTGCAAAGAGGTGAGAGAGGCACAAATGAGGTTagcaaaaacacagaaaaaagagGCATCTACTGTATCATCTCCCTCTAATCAGCGCCAGCAACTGTTGGCTGATCTTCGCCAGCGGCTATTTCCAGCAATTGCAGAGCGACGTACAGAAGATTCCAGTTCCAGCTCGGATGACGAGGGTTAA
- the LOC118063004 gene encoding 21.7 kDa class VI heat shock protein has translation MAGWKQLEVHTEDQTPHKWSVSLSEETFRGFFANGSPTVHKIFGDGSLFSPLLFGKFFDPSDAFPLWDFESDVLLSSLRSSGKTSIDWFQTDDAYVLKADLPGAGNSTVQVYVENGKIMEISGQWKPQRDQSKAKDWRSGHWWEPGFVRRLELPEDVDWRETEAYVSNDMFLEVRIPKSTSDSGTPGNGTMTKNSA, from the exons ATGGCAGGTTGGAAACAGCTTGAAGTTCATACAGAAGATCAAACTCCACACAAATGGAGTGTTTCGTTAAGTGAAGAAACGTTCAGAGGATTTTTTGCCAATGGAAGTCCCACTGTGCATAAGATATTTGGTGATGGATCACTTTTCAGTCCATTGTTGTTTGGGAAATTTTTCGATCCTTCGGATGCATTTCCACTCTGGGATTTTGAGTCAGATGTCTTGTTATCTAGTCTTCGGAGCTCCGGCAAGACTAGTATTGATTGGTTCCAGACAGATGATGCTTATGTACTAAAAGCAGATTTACCAG GAGCTGGGAATAGTACCGTACAAGTTTATGTCGAAAATGGGAAGATCATGGAAATTAGCGGGCAGTGGAAGCCGCAAAGAGATCAGTCAAAAGCAAAAGACTGGAGAAGTGGCCACTGGTGGGAACCTGGTTTTGTTAGAAGGCTTGAGCTACCGGAAGACGTCGATTGGAGGGAAACTGAGGCATATGTGAGCAATGACATGTTTCTGGAAGTAAGAATTCCCAAGAGCACGTCGGATTCTGGTACTCCAGGAAATGGCACCATGACCAAAAATTCTGCTTAA